The Proteiniborus ethanoligenes DNA window GGAATAGAGGTGGAGATAGATAATTATATGGACCCTTTATATGTTCCCCTAGATAACCCCTTAGTTCAAACACTTATGAAGGTATATAGGGAAGAAACGGGTGATACCACTAGCCAACCCATAACTACAGGCGGAGGAACCTATGCAAGATCTATGAAAAACGCAGTTGCTTTTGGTCCAGGATTTCCAGGTCAAGAGGACGTAGCACATCAAAAAGATGAGTATATGTCTATAGAGCATTTGATAAAGATTACAAAGATATATGCTAAAGCAATATATGAGCTTACAAAATAATAAAAATTAAAAAATCAAAAATCATTTGACAAAATCTCTAATATAAAATATATTATTTATGTTCGTCTTATTATGGTAGAGAATTGATTAGCATAAAAATAATTTTAAATATTATATTTTTAAAGAAAAATTATAAAAATATTTGACAAATGCTAGATAATAAAATATAATGAACTAGGATATATAATAGTATGAAAACAAAGTAGAAGTTTCCGCTTCTCACCTTACAGCAAAGGCTTATAGGGTTAATATTTACGATTTAATCAGCGTTTTATATGCTTTTTATGTAGTGTAATATAGCGGATAGTTTTACTATCCGTTTTTGTTTTTTTAATATTTTTTAAAATTTAGGAGGTGTCTTAATATTAAAGAACTTCAAATTAATGAGGAAATCAGGGAAAAGGAAATAAGGCTAATAGATGAAAATGGAGAACAGCTTGGCCTTATGTCTTCAAAAAAAGCTATGGAGATTGCAGATGAGAGAAAGCTAGATTTAGTTATGATAGCGCCTCAAGCAACTCCACCAGTATGCCGAATAATGGACTATGGTAAGTACAAGTATGAGCTTGCCAAAAGAGAAAAAGAAGCAAGAAAAAACCAAAAAGTAATCAATGTCAAAGAAATTAGGCTTACACCAAGTATTGAAATTAACGATCTAAAAGTTAAAGCTAATAGAGCTATTGATTTCTTAAAGGATGAAGATAAGGTGAAGGTTACAGTAAGGTTTAGAGGAAGAGAGATGGGGCATACTGAAAAAGGAATGGAAGTGCTTAATAAGTTTTCAGAATTAATTTCTGAGTATGGAACTGTAGATAAGCAACCCAAGCTAGAAGGCAGAAACATGGTAATGCATTTGAACCCCAAAAACTAATTACTTGGAAGGAGGAAACATCATGCCAAAAATGAAAACACATAGAGGAGCAGCAAAAAGATTTAAGAAAACAGGTACTGGAAAACTTAAGAGATATAAAGCATATAAGAGTCACTTAACAGGGAAAAAATCTCCAAAGAGAGTTAGAAGATTGAGAAAAGCTACATTGGTAAGCCCTGGTGATGCAAGAAGAATAAGCCCATTATTACCATACTAATTAGATGAACAAGGAGGAGAGAAAAGATGGCTAGAGTAAAAGGAGCAGTAAATGCAAAGAAAAAACATAGAAAAATATTAAAGTCTGCAAAAGGCTATTATGGCGCAAAAAGCAAGCTATATAGACCAGCTAACCAAGCTGTAATGAAGTCTCTACAATACGCATATGTAGGTCGTAAATTAAAAAAGAGAGATTTTAGAAAACTTTGGATTACAAGAATAAACGCTGCGGCTAGAATAAATGGCATGTCTTATAGTACATTTATTAATGGACTAAAGAAGGCTAATATTGAAGTAAATAGAAAAATGCTATCAGAAATGGCAATACACGATGCTCAAGGCTTTGCGAGATTGGTAGAAGTAGCAAAGAATGCATAAATAATAAAAGTTCCGATTACGGAGCTTTTTATTTTGCTTAAATATATATAATTA harbors:
- the infC gene encoding translation initiation factor IF-3, producing the protein MKELQINEEIREKEIRLIDENGEQLGLMSSKKAMEIADERKLDLVMIAPQATPPVCRIMDYGKYKYELAKREKEARKNQKVINVKEIRLTPSIEINDLKVKANRAIDFLKDEDKVKVTVRFRGREMGHTEKGMEVLNKFSELISEYGTVDKQPKLEGRNMVMHLNPKN
- the rpmI gene encoding 50S ribosomal protein L35 — protein: MPKMKTHRGAAKRFKKTGTGKLKRYKAYKSHLTGKKSPKRVRRLRKATLVSPGDARRISPLLPY
- the rplT gene encoding 50S ribosomal protein L20, which codes for MARVKGAVNAKKKHRKILKSAKGYYGAKSKLYRPANQAVMKSLQYAYVGRKLKKRDFRKLWITRINAAARINGMSYSTFINGLKKANIEVNRKMLSEMAIHDAQGFARLVEVAKNA